The Populus nigra chromosome 4, ddPopNigr1.1, whole genome shotgun sequence genome contains the following window.
GCTTGCAAATAAAGGGAACGCAAGAATTCTAAAACGCGCACATGCAGTTGGAGGATAGCACTGCCaggcgtttttttttttttttctctacaatttatgaaaattattgaATGGAAATATGAAGGTACCTAATCGTCATTGCCTCAATCAGCTCACACGTTTTTGAAGGTGCTGTGTATCCTGGTTCATAATtctgggaaaaaataaaaaaattcaaaattcaaatataattaattatctaatatatctttgaaattgagaagactaAACCCATTTAAGACCAAATTacgaatttcatccaaaaaaatcatagaaagctttcctttttccttctaATACAGAAAGTTCTGTGTTCATGGGCTATAATTAGAGAACCTACAGTGGATACCGATAGAAATAGGCCGGCATAATGACATACATTAAGAAAATGGATAAAGACAAGATTGCAGGCTCGAAAATTCGAAGAAAACCGAAACTTATGTTTTCAAAGTTTGAAAAACAGATAagtaaaacaaagaacaaatacTTGATTCATATAATCATAAGTATGTGCAACACAGCCGACAGGAAAAATGAAACAATAAGACAAACCatgaaaccaaaacaaataagagAGCAGAGGAACTCCTGAGAGGCtgttagaaattgttttttaaaatgtatttttattttttagttcatttttaACATGCATGCGCAGCTCTAAACATGCCTTAATAGATAAATcgttcaagtttaaaaaaaccTGGAGACATATTTCACAATTTGTGTTTCCCTTCTCGTTACACCATCTCTGTATGCACTCCCTATGTGCAAACTGAAACAGAGACCAAAACAAAAGAGTCATGAACAGAAGatgaaaatcaaaactaaagGTACTCACAAGAAAAGGTAGAAGAACGTGACGTTTCTTGATTTTGTTAGCTTACCTTGACAGTTCCAGAGCAAGCACAAGGAGCTTCCAAGCTCTTACAGCTTTCAAATTCTGCTTCATGGCAAATTCTACAGTGTGGTATTGCACAACTAGTTCGCAAATCATCCACAAACAGTACAGCATCTCTcatttttgtgtaattttccctttatttcctttcttctttccttcttcctttctagtttttctttttttaaaaaataaaaataaattctctctgtttttcggaacttcttgttttttatttccccCCGTCTTCCTGGACTCCCTCGACTTTAAAGAAGGAATTGGACTTCAAATCCCAAAACTAcccttattaaaattaaattattaaaaaaacaaaaaaacacagcatTGCACAGCTAGTTTGcaaatcatcaacaaacaatACAGCATGTCCCATTTTTGTGTGATTTTCCCTTTATTTCCTACCTTCCTTCtttcctttctaattttttttcttttttaaaaaaaataaaaattctctctgtttttcgaaacttcttgtttttttccctctctgtCTTCATGGACTCACTCGACTTTAAAGAAGGGATTGGacttcaaatttcaaaactacccttattaaaattaaataaaaacccaaaataaaaattaaattattaaaaaaacaaacaataatagtGTTCCACTATGCATCACACCGTAACATATACGGATTAATGGggctagcttttttttaatatcatcccacttgtattttaaattttgattgtaaattttatttatatcatattttagtttctaatacataagagagaaagaggtattgagaaaaaagaaagcttCCAACTTGTCCCAAAAGAATTATAATGTTGgtgttaataattatatttggaagaaaaaaagtttaatttagtttcgGTCCTatgtaataaaatgaaaagtataataagtataaaatattcttttacttctattttttgcttttactaagaaaatcaacttcatattttagtatttaattagaGTTAACATTtgtcactttaatttttttaaaatttattttattaaagataaaaagtatccgtttgttttcaattaaaaaaaatataatatccaCACGATGCCAGGTGGCCTCCAGCTTGCTCACGCAATCGCAACAGATTTGGACTGACCTCCCCAATCAGAGAGCAAAGGAATCTTTCGTGGGGGAATTTGCTAGAAAACGAGTTTGATTGAAATCGAAGCAGCCTCCCTCCTGTATTATCATCTTGATGAGCTCACTGAACACACCGAACTCCATTGTAAGTTTTAATGGCCACAGATATCTCCATGATCTGTGGATAAGCTTGTGATCGCGATGATTTTGGTGTGCTGAGGATTATCCTCGATTTAtcgtataaaaaattaacaaaataaaagtatattttatcacttttatattaattattattacaccTGGTTTAAGACTAGTCAACTCAATACTtcgtttagttttttaaatcattaaaacatattgttttaaataaatattatttttattattttttaaaatttatttttaatatcagcacatcaaaataatataaaaaaatttaaaaaatttaatttaaaatgattttttttataaaaatacgaaaaaaataataactcaaTCGACAACCATGTCATGTTTGTCCATATTAAGTCAATGGCTTTGGTCCTGTCAAAGGAATATCCAGACATCTAAACCAAGTTTAAatgcaaaacaagaaagaaatcaCTCAACTGAAAGAGGAAATATCGTTTACTTAAGCTTGAAAAAGTAAATTTCCTAGGACCTTGTTTTAACTGTGCAAAGATGAAAGTGTTTTGTCGAGTATCGTGCTGGGCTGGCCTCGAAGTCAAGGTGGCTCTATAATGCCTATACTTTTATTAGCAGGTAGTCCTTTTCATTTCAATGGCCTCAGCCGACTAATCTAATCACAAAACCCACTGAACTCAAAACCAGCAAATCAAACCCAGGACTGCGTATACTGCCTATAAATAATACTACGGATTAGGCTTGTTTTGTTATCAACATCTTGAGGCCAGTATTTTTCACAGAGCTGTGTTTATAGGCTTTATAAATCAGCTAGGAGTAAGGAAACCAGACTGTCAAGGTTACTTACAATGGAAGGAGTGAGTGTCGACGACAAGCACAAGATAGTGGTGGCGGTGGACGAGAGTGAGGAGAGCATGCATGCACTTTCATGGTGTCTAAGCAACCTTATTTCTCACAATTCCACCACCACGCTCGTCCTCCTCTATGTTAAACCCCGTCCAATTATCTACTCTTCCTTTGACATCGCAGGTATCCATTACTTTCTTGCTCTTTTATAtctcttattttcttgtttagcTAGAATCTATAGTAATCCCTGAAGGAAACTCTTTGATTGTAGATCACATATTTTCGGCTGATGTGATTGTTGCCATGGAAAAATATGGGACCGACTTGGTGAACTCAGTGATGAAACGAGCAGAAGCCGTCTTCAGGAACTTCAACAGAAATGTAAACCAAGCCTTTTCCTTTTGTATGTCTGTCTGTTTGCTTCCTTCCCTTCATGTCTGCTTTAATGATGGAAGCTCTGTGCAGGTAAACGTGGAAAAAGTAATTGGGAGTGGAGAGGCACAGGATGTGATCTGTGATACAGTTGAGAAACTTAGACCTGACACTTTGGTCATGGGAAGCCATGGCTACGGTTTCTTGAAGAGGTAAAGATTCACTGGATTATTGAACTCTTTCAGCTAAATCGAATGGATTATTCTTCTATGGACAGCAAGGCCTTATCCTCTAATTCATTGTTACAGGGCTATCCTCGGAAGTGTGAGTGAACATTGTGCCAAGCGTGTCAAGTGTCCAGTCGTGATCGTCAAGCACCCTCATGACAAGACTACTCTCCCATCCAACTCTTCCCTGAAGCATGATGACGAATTCTAACTTTCTTCCAACAAAGCTAGAATATTGTGTATATTACCACCAAAGAAGGGGAAGATGGCTCACAGAAACGATAAATCTACATTAGGATCGACTTAGGGTTTGCTTGCATCATTTTATGTACTTAAAatgtgttaataataataaaaaaagttttgtttgcTGCGCCTTATCACAATTCAGAAGCTATTCCATTAATTAGCAGCACTTACTCTAAGTTCCCTGAATTGGGGCCAGTTGGGTGTTACTGCCGGTAGATATTCCAGAAACCTTAAAACACATTCTGACCTGTTTTATAATAAGCCTTAATATATGCTTCATGTGAAGATATACTATAAAATCGCCAGCAGAAATCATTTACCACGAAAAAAATAGCCCCACAGAAAAAGCACCAGAAAATTTCTATACTGAAATGAAAGAAATCGATTCTATCCGAAATCCATGGTGGCAGATGCCAAGAAGGGAAGCTCAACTGACAAAACACATCCCTGAATGCTCCTTAATTTAGCTGGAGAACGTTAAAAGACCAATCTATAGCACCTCACCAGAAACACAATAACTTGACCAGAAAGGTGATTACTGCTGATACGGACACCTTTGTCCTCGAGCTCTTCAAGCTTCATGCACAAGTGGTGCCACAATGAACTTTTTGGCCTTCCCCAGTTATTTTGCGCGCTTCCAACATATTTGAGAAACTCCAGAAGGGAAGCTAAACATGATCCTAGCCTTATCCACCCCACCAGGCGGGAGGTGACCAAGAATTTCCATTTGACTGCTTGGTTTGCCGACAAAAAAACTGTAAGATTCTAACCAACCACCTTAAATAGTCTGAAATTTTAGGACATGAGCTCACATAAAAAGGTAATCCCCATGTCAAGGGTTCTATAATGGGTGTTGAAAGACTTGCTATCATCCGTTCTATCAGTTCAAAAAGGAGGATGCCAAACCAGGCCCTAGATTAGTGGTCACGATAAGATAACACTTATCCCCATAATCCCTCAGGGGCGGCAAGACATGATGGTTACCAATAGGTAAAAAATCTGATATGCACAATCAACTTGCATATGTTTGGTTCTGAATTACAACAATCCACGGAAGCAGAAATCAACCACTAACCACAATGATCAAGAAAAGTCTCAAAATAATCTCAACCTCGTTGATAACAAGAAAATTCATGATTACCATTCATCCATGACAATTGGTTCCTTAAACCTTCAGAAAAAAACTGACCATCCCACAACTTCCTTTGAACTTTCCAAATTTTAACAACTCACAGAAGTTAAAATCAACCatttatgatgatgatgatgatgatgattctcaatttcaattgataacaagaaatattttgatcaacatCCGTCCACAACAGATGCATTCAGAATAAAGTAGACCCTGCCACAGCTTTCCTTTTCAAACTAATAAGTCAAAACTTAGTATATTTCCAATAAAACAGTTTGCTTGAGTAATCCTTCTAACCTTTTGGCACTTTCCGAAAGAAAGCCTTCCCAAGAAATATTGGACGTATTTGACACAGAACTCttcttaaatgaaaagaaaatgcttAATTGACAAGTAAAAACCTACAGAATCTCTGTCTCCAGCCTTTTCAGTtaccaaatcaaataaataagctAAAACGACCACCCACTAACTGGAGTAAAAGAGCTTAGCAAACTTTCACCTCTTGACTGAGCAACGAGGGTACACAGACCCACAACATTGTGATGATTAAAGTAATAGCAGCTTATTGATTGATAAACAATGACTTTCTATTGTGGTTATATAATTGTTGAAGGCTGTTAATGGTCAGATATTCATCGCACTGAGTTAAAAATGGCATAGTctcaattattttaactaatcaATGCATAAATGAAACTGTCCTGAAACCTGTCCAAAGCAATAGTGGAAGCAATAAAGATCCACAAACAATTTACAGCTTCACCTTCGCTAACATAAATCCGAGAAAACAGGCTTAATACCAACATTACACAACACAAGCCAATGCCAATCATATAAAATGTTCCCTTGCATCTGAATACATCAACAAGGAGAGCCATGCATAAAAACAAGAATCACTCCCAGATGACCAAATCAGTTAACTCCCAAAATTACGCCACAGAAAAGGTATCCCACTAAGACAAGATATCACTGAAAATTATAGCTAAGCATCCATCACATCTATTTCAAGAGTGCAAGCCACATTCATGCATTTAAACCTCCAAAAATAGTTTCTATTTTCATAATAACCAGACAATTAGTTCTACACGTCCAAAAAATCATCTTTCTAATTCTTGAGATATAAAATCAGACTAAAACCAAACGAATGTTGCTGTCTTGTGagtgaaaacaaaaggaaaaatatagtattatgaaaaaaattactagaaACAGCCAAGATGAGGTTAGGATCCATCTATTTgtgcacaaaaataaaagagcgAATATTGACATATATGCATCAAAATTGTAAGTGacatgagaaataaaatgaaaaaaaaaagaagaagaaatcagagCAAAAGTTACAGACCCCTTTAGTGGACGTGTGCCTCTGCTTTCTGGGTTTCTTGATCCCGTTTTTATGAGCTTTATAAGACTGGTTATGAGCAGTGTGGTTCTTTGACTTTGCCATTGGATCAGCAAGAAATTGCAGGCAGAGGCAGAGATTCCTCGGAGGTTGTAGGGATTAGGGGCTTTGTGTATTTACGCAGGGCTACATAAAAATgcgtaaatattttattttaaccacCGAAATATACAAGTTCtgttggttttttattaaaaaaatgttttttattatatttcatacatttattaataaaaaatttataacctTATTAACAAAACTCAAAGAAAATATGAAGCTATCCCTTGGATGTTACAACGAGTAATAAATATCAACATAATTATATACTAAGTATGTTTTCATATGCATTTCTTAGAATTTTTCACAGTCGTATATTTTTACATAACCATATTTTCTATCATATAcccatttattaatttttggaaggaaaaaaaacctcttagaccaccaaaataaaaattagttttcaaaatctaaaaaatgaaaaaattattttcaaatgcataacaaaatttgaaaaatccaaaaaaaaataaaaaataaaaaaccataaaaaattctttttcaaaaaaactacaAATGTAGAAACTTGGaacattttacaaaatttaaataagctatgaaaattattaaattgatgaaaatttcaaaaacttttgtTCTGCAAAATTTAACATagtaaataaaacaacaaaaaaatagtaCCAAATATTAATATGGGAAAAATTCTATAATACTGCTTCTTGCTAATAATCTGGTCAAAATCGGTCCAACCTAATTCCTGCATCATGGAAACTATAACtagtttagttttataaaacaaaagacagaaaatattttttttttcttaatgataTATAAGTTAGCTTTATAATTTCAGTTctaagaaatatataaatctaTTTACTTTCCCAAATAAACATAATGATTTCTATTAAAATCTCTAATTTTTATGAACATTTATATGATAAACTCAAATTTAATTGATTCAAAATCCTTAAACAGCTCTAAAAAATAAGTCTAGGCGCTTTAAGGGTTCAACactttcttgataattttttcatgaCCTTACGCGAATCTCTTGGTATTTTATACTAATCTAatatgtgttatttttaataaaatataactcaaagcatcattttaatttataagaatgGTAAAATGACTCTTCAACCCTTTTTCttcacaaaataaagaaaagacttaTGGGCTATAAATACCTAATGAATCTACCAAGTTtatgtttctaaaatattattttaatttctctatttaaaaagatatttacttAAGCATATATGAGTTCTTAAATCTACTGAAATTGACATTTTGCAAATAATAGCCATCATAGTTAAGGAGAATGAATCAAATTGCTAAAATCATGAGATTAACCGATTATTTAACTCATAAATCTTGCTCCTAAggtacttggatttttttgaacATCATCATTGATGTTGTTTATGAGaacctaaataaaaaaccaattcatttttgtttgttaaaacCTCATTTCATGGCTGACGAAGCCCCAACATAGTGGTAACCATGCCAAGGATTATGTCTATGGTTACACCAACAACATGCCAAAGGTTACACTAGAGACTACACCTATGATAACACCCGCGGCGCCACCCACGACTACGTTTATAGCTATGCCTACGACTACTTTCACGGCTATGCTTTACGACTATGCCTCATGGCTACGcctataatttttatgatggCTTGTACACATCATAAGATGTCACTAGGACTTGGAGGCTCTAATGATACATAAAAGGTGATGTCCACATACTTGGAAAGCTTTATCTACTAGATGAGTTCCATCTACTAGTGTAATAGCACAACtctttaagggatgaaattactCTCTCTAATGTAAGAGCACAACCCTCTGTTCCACCTACTAGGTGAGTTCTATCTACTAGTGCAATAGAACCATTCTCTAAGGAATGAACTTGGTcttcttatatcaatatcattaATCTTTTTTGGATGGATTTGGTTTCCCTAGTGTAAAAGCACTAACCTTTGTTTCATCTACTAGGTGAGCTCTACCTATTAGATGAGCTCTACCTACTAGTACAATAGCATCACTTTTCAAGGAATGAACTTGGTCACCCTAGTGCCATAAAATCAGTCTCCAATGAATAGACTTGGTCTCTATATTGCAATAGCATCATCTTTATTGGGTTCTTCTATGGTTCATTTTACCTTCTTTTGATTCCCCTAaccacttaaaaaaatttaaaatacaagcTCCCCCCTCTCATTGAGTTCTTCCTAGTTACTGAAAACTT
Protein-coding sequences here:
- the LOC133691367 gene encoding universal stress protein A-like protein, translated to MEGVSVDDKHKIVVAVDESEESMHALSWCLSNLISHNSTTTLVLLYVKPRPIIYSSFDIADHIFSADVIVAMEKYGTDLVNSVMKRAEAVFRNFNRNVNVEKVIGSGEAQDVICDTVEKLRPDTLVMGSHGYGFLKRAILGSVSEHCAKRVKCPVVIVKHPHDKTTLPSNSSLKHDDEF